In Rhodopirellula sp. P2, the DNA window AGGGAATCCTTGGCGGCAACGGCTGTGGCTGCGGAAACGACTGCGGATGCGACGCCGGTTGCGACGTTGCTCCTGCTTGCGGCTGCTGATTGAAATTTGTTCTCAGGGGAGCCCCCCACGACGGGGCTACCCAGAGAACGTTGACGTAACGCTCTCCACACAGCGACCCCAACCTGACTTCGTCGGCCGTGCTGATTCGGACATCGAACCGAATAACGGATCACCGGCCACGATGTCACCGGGGTGCTTGAGTGGACTCCACGCGATCAAACAAAACCGGGGACGAACTTGCCTGACAAGTTCGCCCCGTTTTTTATGCGCTGAAGGAAAGCTTCGAGCTTCGAGCTTCGAGCTTCGAGCTTCGAGCTTCGAGCTTCGAGCTTCGAGCTTTTCGTGCTCGTGACTCGCCACTCGTGCGAGCCACACAGGCCTCTAGCCCTTCAGTGCCGCTTTGATCGCCGAAACCAACTCATCGTCCGAAGGTGCGACCTTCGATTTGTAACGACCGATGACTTGACCATCGCGGCCGATCAAGAACTTTTCAAAGTTCCAACTGATCGGGCCCTTGCCAGCTGGTTTGGCTTCGACGCTGGTCAACTGCTTGTACAACGGCGACGCGTCGTCACCGTTGACGTCGACCTTGCCCATCATCGGGAACGTGACGTTGTACCGAGCACTGCAGAACTCCAAAATGTCGGCGTTTGTCCCTGGTTCCTGCGATCCAAATTGGTTGCAAGGGAATCCGAGGATGACCAAACCGTCTTCCTTGTGAGCTTCGTACAAGGATTGCAAACCGGCGTACTGCTTGGTGTAGCCACATTTGCTGGCAACATTCACGATCAGGACAACTTTGCCTTCGTAATCGTGCAGATCGACTTCCTTGCCTTCAATCGTTTGGGCTTCGTGAGCCAAGACGCATTCGTGATCCGCCGTCGAATCCGCGGCGGAAATAGGTTGAGAAGCAGTCATCAAACAACCCAGGGCGAGTGTGAGAAGCAAAAAACGTGACATCGATTTTCCTGTGGAAAACAAAATGGGGGACGGGACATTCAACGCGAACACTATAACCGTCTCGCCAAGGGGGGATTGCGAAATGCCTGCCGCAAATCGAAAATCGAAGTTCACCCCACTGAACCATCCCCCCACACTTGCGATCCACCATGAACCTGAAAGACAAAGTCGTTGCCATCACCGGCGGAGGCACCGGAATCGGGGCAGGAATCGCTCGCGAATTGGCCATGGCAGGAGCGAAAGTCACCGTTGGCGGACGTCGCGAAGCCCCACTGAAAGAGCTCGCCAGCTCCATCGATTCCCCCAACCCAGTCCGCACCCACACGATCGATGTCGCTGACAACGACAGCATCGAAGGGTTTTTCCAAGACATCCGCGCAAGCGACGGCGACGTGGACATCTTGGTCAACAGTGCCGGAATCAACATCGCCAAGCGAACCATGGCGGACATGGATCCCGACGAATGGGATCGCGTCCTTCGGATCAACGCCACCGGCGCCTACCGCTGCATCCACCAAGTCATCGGTGCCATGCGCGACCGGCACGACGGCTTGATCATCAACATCTCATCCGTCGCTGGAAAGC includes these proteins:
- a CDS encoding glutathione peroxidase, whose product is MSRFLLLTLALGCLMTASQPISAADSTADHECVLAHEAQTIEGKEVDLHDYEGKVVLIVNVASKCGYTKQYAGLQSLYEAHKEDGLVILGFPCNQFGSQEPGTNADILEFCSARYNVTFPMMGKVDVNGDDASPLYKQLTSVEAKPAGKGPISWNFEKFLIGRDGQVIGRYKSKVAPSDDELVSAIKAALKG
- a CDS encoding SDR family oxidoreductase, translating into MNLKDKVVAITGGGTGIGAGIARELAMAGAKVTVGGRREAPLKELASSIDSPNPVRTHTIDVADNDSIEGFFQDIRASDGDVDILVNSAGINIAKRTMADMDPDEWDRVLRINATGAYRCIHQVIGAMRDRHDGLIINISSVAGKRAITLGGVVYCASKFAMTAMGTAIANEVRHEGVRITNVYPGEVNTPILDNRPVPVSQEHKESILQPEDIASVVLSICQLPPRACVPEIVIKPTTQEWV